The Burkholderia ambifaria AMMD genome includes a region encoding these proteins:
- a CDS encoding HrpB1 family type III secretion system apparatus protein yields MTYTGCRDEIAGGLTKVLWTASQLDDEADFEDLLEAIRVLRPKWPGAGTVAAWRYVRRQAWGDARRVLEDDDTEAKRSGLHAALMAVCLFGLEDPLWHSYALSAAEQRESIEGATIGARLLERAAKLDASVQAPASTDAPASTHGVPADHSGFSASMTWVRA; encoded by the coding sequence GTGACTTACACAGGATGCAGGGATGAGATTGCCGGCGGCCTAACCAAGGTGCTGTGGACGGCTTCGCAGCTCGACGACGAAGCCGATTTCGAGGATCTCCTCGAAGCGATCCGCGTGCTTCGGCCCAAGTGGCCCGGCGCGGGGACGGTCGCCGCGTGGCGCTACGTCCGGCGCCAGGCATGGGGCGACGCGCGCCGCGTGCTCGAAGACGACGACACCGAAGCGAAGCGCTCGGGGCTTCATGCCGCACTGATGGCGGTGTGTCTGTTCGGCCTCGAAGACCCGCTGTGGCACAGCTATGCGCTCAGCGCGGCCGAGCAGCGCGAAAGCATCGAGGGCGCGACGATCGGCGCGCGTCTGCTCGAGCGTGCCGCAAAGCTCGACGCCAGCGTGCAAGCGCCTGCGTCCACCGACGCACCGGCGAGCACGCACGGCGTGCCGGCCGACCACAGCGGATTCTCCGCGTCGATGACGTGGGTCCGCGCATGA
- a CDS encoding methionyl-tRNA formyltransferase: MRFAFAGFDRWRVVFDAFVAAGWEPVALYSIPVDNRLDFNSELVERADKLRIPVQLSRIDEDDLRWLAERQCDALIVAGYNRKIPAWQPYLRHAANFHPSPLPDGRGPYPAMRAILEGRREWGVSCHQIDADFDTGEIVDSECFPLDTDEWHETLQLKLQMAAHRLATRVARDFDRLWNERRPQGAGSYWPRLADAERTIDFAQPVAEVMRVVRACGNVESIAPLFGTTVHVRRATAWQEAHTYEPGQIVHQYRRWVVVAAQDGFVALLEWSPLNASLRQQMEG; this comes from the coding sequence ATGCGATTCGCGTTCGCCGGCTTCGATCGCTGGCGTGTCGTCTTCGACGCGTTCGTTGCCGCCGGCTGGGAGCCTGTGGCGCTCTACTCGATTCCGGTCGACAACCGGCTCGACTTCAATAGCGAACTCGTCGAGCGCGCGGACAAGCTGCGCATTCCGGTGCAGCTGTCACGCATCGACGAAGACGATCTGCGCTGGCTCGCCGAACGGCAATGCGACGCACTGATCGTGGCCGGCTACAACCGGAAGATTCCGGCGTGGCAGCCCTATCTGCGCCATGCGGCGAACTTCCATCCGTCACCGCTACCCGACGGGCGCGGCCCGTACCCGGCCATGCGCGCCATCCTCGAGGGGCGGCGCGAGTGGGGCGTCAGTTGCCATCAAATCGATGCCGATTTCGATACCGGGGAGATCGTCGATTCCGAATGCTTTCCGCTCGATACCGACGAATGGCACGAGACGCTGCAGCTGAAGCTGCAGATGGCCGCCCATCGCCTGGCCACGCGCGTGGCCCGCGACTTCGATCGGCTTTGGAACGAACGGCGTCCGCAAGGTGCGGGCAGCTACTGGCCGCGCCTAGCCGATGCCGAGCGCACGATCGATTTCGCGCAGCCCGTGGCCGAGGTGATGCGCGTCGTGCGGGCCTGCGGGAACGTCGAATCGATCGCGCCGCTGTTCGGCACGACCGTCCACGTGCGGCGTGCCACCGCCTGGCAGGAAGCACACACGTACGAGCCCGGGCAGATCGTGCATCAGTACCGGCGCTGGGTCGTGGTCGCCGCGCAGGACGGCTTCGTCGCGTTGCTCGAATGGAGCCCGCTGAACGCGTCCCTTCGTCAGCAGATGGAGGGCTGA